The genomic segment CGCTGAAATTAGATACTAATGACGATAaactatttatgtatatatgcacagcagcaagaataataatcgcaaaaagatggaaaacagaaGAGGTTCCGCAACTGGAACATTGGTTGGAAAAAGTagaagaaataaaggacatggacaaattaactttttatttgaaaacaattaGAGGAAAACTGATCAAAAacacaaattgggaaaaatttgaCTTATACattaatgaaaaattaaaacagtaaattgAACCGGGACATAGTAACAATTATACATTAATGAATTTGTTTTCCGAAAAGGGGATAGAATGGAAGTCTTCACTGTACCCCCACCCTTTTCGTGATGATCCTTATGTGTTTGTTCCCCTccactccctccccccttccttaTTTTCCTTCCCAATTATCCCCcactgtcatttgtttttaaattgtgtctatGTATCTCACTTACCTttcaataaaaattttaaaaaaaaaagaaaaaaaaaagaaaaactgcaagtcacttctgatgtgagagaattggctgtctgcaaggacattgcccaggggatgcatggatgtttgatgttttaacatcctgtgggagggttctcatgtccccgcatgggaagcagGAGCTGaccaatgggagctcaccccactctctggattcgaaccactgacctttcggttagcagtTCTGCCGCCATAAGGGTTtaaccattgcaccactgggagaAGACTTTAGGAAACAACAGGTAACTTGAGCACACATACACAAACGTCATGAATTAATTGGGATTTTTTATATTCCCATAGGCATAACTTTTAAAAGCTATATATATCATGAGTTAAGCATCTCTTATCCGGGATTCTAAAATACTCTAGAATTGTCCACTTGGGTGTctgagatagtggcacctttgctttctggtgcttCGGTGTACACATACACCATTTCATGTGCAAAAATATTGAAACATATTGCAAATAAAATAGCCTTCAGTCTATGTGTTTACGGTATGTATGAAAAACGAACAAATTTCACGTCTAGACTTGGGTTCTGTATCTATATTCAAGTATTCCAAAATGGCGAAAAAGAAAACTGAAATACAGAACTCTTGGTCCTAAGTAATTCAGATAACGGATATTCAACTAGTGTATAACACTGTTCAAACATGCAGCACCCACGAGGAGAGGCAGTAACAAATAAAATGCGCTATATTGTTATTTATTCAGTCCCTGGATAGGACACAGCTGCAACATCTTAgaaggcatctacactgtagaatgaaaacggtttgacaccactggaattgccatggctccttgctatgggatcctgggagttgtagtttggtgaggaaccagcattcTGGCAAGGAAGGCTCTTGTAAAGCTAAAACTCCCATGACTCAATAGTATTAAGCCagggctgtgttgtcaaaggctttcatggctggaatcacgggtagctgtgagtttttcaggctgtatcgccatgttccggaagcattctctcctgacgtttcacctgcatctagggCAGGCACCCTCCgatgttgtgagatctgttggaaactaggcaagagggttttatatctggaaagtccagggtgagagaaaaaaattgtttgtttgaggcaagtgttaatgtagcaactgatcaccttgaagagcattgaatggccttgcagcttcaaggactggcttcttactgcctgggggaattcttttgaTAGGAGCTGTTagctggatttcaatggcttcgccgtgtagtctgacatggtggttgttagcgtggtccagcatttctgtgtcctgaaacaatatgctatgtccaggttggttcatcaagtgctctgctatggctaacttccCTGGTCGTATTAGTCCGCaactgcagtgcctttcacgttCCTCGATTTGTGTTTAGGCaatctgcgtttggtggtccctatgtaggcttgtgcacagctgcattcattccacagctgCATTCATTCCTCATCCTGATTTCCACGAGGGAAAGTTTGGGTCTGGATCAATGAAGTAGCGTTATAATATCTCTAAACTAGCTATCCAATCTTATAAAGTGAATATCCCACGATGCCTTATATTGCAAGCGAAGTGGAAGAGTCCGCCTGCTCGTGAGGGAGTTTTTTTAGCGAGGCGGAAGAATCCATTcgctaattgggggggggggggggtagaggagAACTCTATTAAGGGTTTGGCCCTCTGTTGGATTTAGGAGCGAGTCAGCCGTTGGAGGGAAGCCGTTGGTTGCGCGCGCAGCCCCTCCGGGTTTTTTTTTAGGGAacggccgccgctgccgccgctgctgagatggggatggggatggggagggCGTGCGCCTGGTTTCTGCTGGGGCTCTTTGCCTCCGCCATCACCTTGGGAGCGAGCCAGATGTTCGCCCCTTACCCCGACATCAACAACAAGACCTTTATCAAACTGTATGTCGACGCCCACAACAAATTCCGGAGCGAAGTCAAACCCAGCGCTGCAAACATGCTgtacatggtgtgtgtgtgtcctgggaAACAGGGCGGAGGAAATGGCGGGAAAATGCAAGTCGCCATTAGGATCTGAGGAAAAGGCTTTTCACAACAGAGCGCGTCTACTCACTACAGGATTAAAGCGCTTTGACACCGCTTTTAACATCCGTGGCCTAATGCTGGTGAATCCTGGGAATTTTAGTCTGGCGAAATGCCAGCACCATTGGACAGGGACGGCCAAACACCTTCCAAAACtccaactcatagaatcatagaatagtagagttggaagagacctcaagggccatctagtccaaccccccgctaagaagcaggaaatcgcattcaaagcacccccgacagatggccatccagcctctgcttaaaagcctccaaagaaggagcctccaccacggcccgggggagagagttccactgccgaacagccctcacagtgaggaagttcttcctgatgttcaggtggaatctcctttcctgtagtttgaagccattgttccgtgtcctagtctgcagggcagcagaaaataagcttgctccctcctccctatgacttcccctcacatatttgtacatggctgtcatgtctcctctcagccttctcttctgcaggctaaacatgcccagctctttaagcctctcctcatagggcttgttctccagacccttaatcattttagttgccctcctctggacgctttccagcttgtcagcatctcccttcatctgcggtgcccaaaactggacacagtattccaggtgtggtctgaccaaggcagaatagagggggagcatgacttccctggatctagacgttattcccctattgatgcaggccaaaatcccattggcttttttagctgccgcatcacattgtaggctcatgtttaacttgttgtccacgaggactccaagatctttttcgcacacactgctgtcaagccaggcgtcccccattctgtatctttgatttccattttttctgccgaagtgaagtatctccctgggttccctagcattgagccgcTACAGTTAAAATGAtttcatactgcattaattctgtagtgtagtcGCAACTAGAAATGCAGGTGGTACACATGTGGTGTCACTGTCACATACAAAAagtatattgtgttgtcgaaggctttcatggccggaatcactaggttgctgtgagttttccgggctgtatggccatgttccagaagcattctctcctgacgtttcgcccacatctgtggtaagcatccccagaggttgtgaggtctgttggaaactaggcaagtggggtttatatatctccagaaagtccagggtgggagaaagaacttttgtctgggagtacacctcccaagaaaggattgccccaggcaggaatcagccaggctttgaagctgcaagtcattttaatgctaatcatggtgattaattgcaacattcatacttgcctccaacagacaagagttttttctcccaccctggactttccacagatatataaacctcacttgcctagtttccaatatacctcaacttctgaggatgcctgccatagatgtgggagaatcaccaggagataatgcttctggaacgtggccatacggcccggaaaacccGCAGGAATCCAAAACTATATTGCTTGAGACCACTTAAAACTATCCTATTATAGTGGTTTGGTCCTACTCTAGctgctaggcttgctcaaataattcgttttccccgtttaccgttattgattcgtttttttcgattgttttgaagcaatatcgaaccttggttgtccacacgtctggatatcgcagtttcgaatcgcgagaggccgttttttcttatttcttcgtttttttcgaaaagaaaaaaaagcttttgcaaagcacccaaactcctttccttttgcccctcagccaatgggaggctcagccaatgggagggggcgagggggaaggaggccgaggaggaggaggaagacggaggggggaaatggccgccgccgccgccgcctcgcctcagctcagtgcattaattaattgggccttaatgagcccccttccaagccaaacccaccagagaaacaccctcaatgcaaaccttgcaacgtccttctctccttcttggacacaaaggcaaagggaggaggcacttcgggttcccaagcgacctgaaaagagccttagagaaagggagagccagtgcgcatgctccaccctccaaggcacacaagggggagttcgcatgggagccggaagtgttggggcctccgtccctcccttgcttttcctctttggtctccctatcttgaacacagaacacgcatgaaaaaaaacacaccataatttcacaatatatagtttaaataacaaaaggaagaggaaggaagaggcccgggatgcgagggggtgtgggccaggcccgtcctcggctgctcccaggggcccagattcgcaccctccctccccccaatacaggtctccagtccataccacgctacatgaacttgaatggatactgtggttgtgttgtcgaaagctttcatggccgggatcacactgttgtggtatgtattccgggctctatggccatgtgccagaagcattctctcctgacgtttcacccacatctgtggcagacatagaggttttgacgtctgtgcgaagctaggcaagtggggtttatatatctgtggaaggtccagggtgggagaaagaactcttgtctgtgggaggcaagtgtgaatgttgcaattggtcaccttgattagcattgaatagccttgcagcttcaaagcctggctgcttcctacctgggggaatcctttgttgggaggtattagctggccctgattgtttcctgtctggaattcccattttctgggtgtttctgggaaggtaatggcactccatgtagtcatgccggccacatgaccttggaggtgtctatggacaacactggctcttgggcttagaaatggagatgagcaccaacccccagagtcagacatgactgaacttaacgtcaagggatacctttacctttacctacacacacacacacacacacacacacacaagcagggactatatatatatatatatacacaatatatatcacacacacaccaatttaacaaagtttcagccacaaaaacaaagtttctgaagtagaacaatgactttcacagtaaagacaacccaatttaacaggaaataagactttcaaaccaggaacagattactgcaattattaaaaaaaggtttattataaaagctatgaaaatttgccaaaaatcagaggataagggaaacgttccacattttggtgcgctatcagtgttaaatgtgttctaccactgtaccaagtttgaagaagatcactcaaaaaatgagggcgggagagccccctaagtcccccccccttcgggctgtttttgggccaccgcgcatgcgcgtccgccattaacgaattaatttagaaaataacgaattttcattaatttcgaaaaattttgggggccaaattcgttattagcaacaaaaacgaaaaaactgccccctctagtattgaaacgagtttagaatcaaatttttcatggatcgatcaagcctactagctGCCATGGTAACATCTTATGAAGTCCTGTAATTTGTAGTTTGACGAGTCACCAAGCCTCTGGCTTAAACCAaggagcatctacaccaggcatgggcgaacatgggcccttcagatgttttggacttcacctaccacaattcctaatagtcaCTAGGCTGTTAGAACTTgtagttgaagtcaaaaacacctagagggcacaggtttgcccatgcctgatctacactagaATGAAAACAGATTGACGCTATTTTATCTGctgtggttcagtgctatggcatcgcattgagccatgacatttaaaagtgtcaaactgcattaattgtacagtgcagatgcatcctaaaCGCTCCAGGCTCAACTGGAGAGagcaaatataaatatttcaatacaTAGGTAAATTAATAATACTCTATTGGCGTGGGATCATGAGTATGTTATGGAACAGACAAGAAAATACAACAATATGTTGCTATATTGTCACTTACTAATGAGTGATCCAGCTGAGGACTCCAGATGCCTTGGATTATAAGTCTAGTAGCAGTAGTTGGGCCTTAGAAAATTACATGGCATTCAAAATGAAAGAATTAAAACAGATTATGTGTTTACCAACGATCTAGAAGCTTCCCTCTGAATTAAAAAGCACAGGGGGAAATTATAGTTATCTCGAAATTTAGCAGTTTGTTTAGTATTTTCCTATTTCCTGAAATCTCATGTACCATAGAGAGATTCCAGTCCTTGATATTCAATCCATGGatgcaatataatcactcaagaAGTACCCCATAATGTCAGAGAGGCTTTCTCTCTGTCCTGTGATCTTGACTAGTGTGTTTGGTGAGGATTAAAAAAAGAGCTTTTTCAATGACTGCTCCACAATTCTAGACTTCCCACCCACCGCTGGCTCAAATGATGACCCTTCATGTACTCTTCTTTctgccctgtttccccaaaaataagacagattATATCaatgtttgctcccaaagatgcgctaggtcttattttcaagggatgtcttgtttttccttGATGAAAAATTCACATACAttcttgaacaaaaaaatgaacatttaccatatattgtccagtagttgtcatcacaaaccaacataatcagacaaactgtgaatcctatcaagaatttcttgttactagcattatttccatgtaaaacaatctacggtacgtacatttaccaatcctgcatgctctggtgttctgtttggtgagcatgcttcaaaaaaaattattttgctaGGTATTACTTttagaggaggccttatatttagcaattcagcaaaacctctactaggtcttattttcaggggatgtgttattttcagggaaacggtgTTAGTAAGCAACCTTATTATTTAGGCAGGCCTTTGACCTTTAAATTGCTGTGGCAGAAGGatctttttattgtattatgtttttatgttttagtttgtttgaatatacagtagagtctcacttatccaacataaacgggccggcagaacgttggataagtgaatacgttggataacaaggagagattaaggagaagcctattaaacatcaaattaggttatgattttacaaattaagcaccaaaacatcatgttatacaacaaatttggcagaaaaggtagttcaatatgcagtaatgctactgtatttacgaatttagcaccaaaatatcacgatgtattgaacacattgactacaaaaatgtgttggataatccagaatgttggataaacaaatgttggataagtgagattctactgtatctttaAACTTGCAGTTTAGTGTTTTTATGataaatgtttaatttaatttttgtatcAAATCAGTCTTTAGTCGGgtaagaagagcgggatataaatactgcaaataataaataacttgtgAGTTCTTTTGCATCCTGGgtcaggagaaaggtggaataagaCTTAAATAGTTAACATAGATCAATTCTTGGCTGAAATGTAGAGATCATGATGAATACATTATCCAAATCTTTTGCCAGGCTGAATTAGACCCAGAGGCCAAACGTTCCCCTCAGCTTCCCTATTTATAACATGTTCTTGTTTGTGAAAGCTAGATATAAAAGGTATCCAAATAGAAATGTTATATTTTAACAAGTGGATGAATTAAAGTATATTAGAGTTTTACTAGAGGTAGaacatttactatttttatttgcaGACATTTGATATAGCTTTAGCTAGAATAGCTAAAACTTATGCAAAGAAATGTATCTGGGATCACAATGAACACAGGAACATCCATCCAGATCCTAAATTTAGGCCTTTTGGAGAAAATATGTGGATGGGAGGTGCCAGCGAAAGACCATTTAATGTTGCTGCTGCCATTGAAGCCTTTCACTCAGAAATAAAATACTATGATTTCAGTACTCACAAATGTACACATGTGTGTGGTCATTATACTCAGGTGAGTTTTATCCTTCCCTGCTCGCATACTTTACAGATTTTGAAGCATAATATCAGTATTTTGgggggtactgttccattatccaggtggaatCCAAAAGGGCCTAGAcagagaaagatagtccattttatggggggggggagttgagagaggaaagcCATTTTGCTGATTATTCCTCCCCCTTTACCATATCATACTTGATGATTGTTTTGAAGATAGCAACATGGATAGGGAGAATAACAGGAAACTCAGTTGGTGTTATAGTAGCtgagtacagacagtccccaagttacaaaacaagataggttctgtaggtttgttcttaagttgaatttgtttgtaagtcagaacaagtacattttaaagtatagaTAAGTTTTAAATAAGCtttttttgctgtctatgcccctgttcaaaacatttcacctcactttctgtccttgtgataaatGGATTTAGAAAAATtgggcttgttgtgaaaacagctTTTGGATAGGGCAGTCAGGCAATCTGCCCTTTCAGTGTTTTTGTAAATACTAAGGGAACAACTTTAAAGAGATCACAAGAGAGCCTCTTGCGTAGTGGGACTTCCTAGAAATAGGAAAGATTTGGAATGATCTAGAATTTTTGAAGacaatattatttgtttatttatttatttatttatttacagtatttatattccgcccttctcacccggaaggggactcagggcggatcacattataacacacatagggcaaacattcagtgcccataaacacatcaaacagagactgagagacacacgcagaggcaagttaacgttcttctgaggggatgttcgattctggcaacgggggagcagctgcttcatcatccacactggcggcacttcctcattccaggtcgtaaattagttaatcttgcctccccactttataagtggtaccttatctcctacttgatagatgcaactatctttcgggttgctaggtcagcaacgagaaggggctattttttatttttaattgacaggtgctcaccctgccacgggctggcctcgaactcatgacctcatggtcagagtgatttaaggcagctgctcaacagctgcgccacagcccggtgcaACGGGGATTGATAACCAAACTGCTACAATTTTTGTGCCTTTGTCTGACTGGGGAAGCAGTGATTGAGGTCCAGACTTCCAGCATACTATAATGGAAAGCCTGAGATGAAAGCACCAATTTCAATGTGGTTACAGTAGGAACTGTGTAGCCAGATATAAAAGGACAAATTAAGTTTATTTCTGTTTGTGAGCACAAGGATGATTTTATAACTATTCGTTTTAAGCTATATCTCAAAGCAGGTGTCTATTATTACTGTCTCAGTGTTTGGATAATTAAACTGTTTATAAAGCTTTGATACCACCTTTATGTTaaatatactgtaataaatagAATGTGGTTATTGTAgtataatatgaaaatatgaatTGGAACAATATTAAAAGATACATTGCTGATTCTTAAAGCCTGTTCACATGAGCCTCCTCTGTTGCTACAATTGCACTTTCTGTAAAAATgttattcataaaatcatagaattagaaatgATTCCCATCCCATCCAGCTTTCTggtatgcaggaatacacaatcagagcattcccgacaggtggccatccactCTCtccttaaaaaccttcaaagatgAGAGTACATTTAGAGGCAGTACATTCCACTTGAAAACAGCATGATGGCTTTTTTCCCCTACCTTCAGAACCATTTCACTAAAAACATATTTCCTACCGCTACCTTCCCCAAGACCCCATCTCTGTCTCTTTTTATGTTTCATGGGGACAATAAATTGTATAACATTATTTGTTCTCTGAAGTTGGAgtaattatataaataaaaactttatttatatcctgccccatcttccAACAAAGGACTTCTTGATGAAGATATTGCCCAGTAGCAGACAGGGCAAAGGCCAGTATTGATGAAAGGAACACAGATTTATTCTGCCTTCAGTTTATTTACAAGTTcacatttccatatttttatgtaaATACTGTATGTTTAAATTCTCTGTTGTCCAGATCAGAAATAACTGCCCTGATGGGGAGCATTTCTGCCTGGCTGTATTCAGTTGGCGGGGTCAAAGTTCTCAATTCCTGATAAAAGGTATAAAATGAGAGGTACTTTAGGAGTAACTGAATTTTACAAATGAGTTCTTTTATATTTGATTTATAATAAAAACCTATTTCTTTCTAGGTTGTTTGGGCTTCTTCTTATAAAGTTGGCTGTGCTGTTGCTTTCTGCCATAAAGTGTTCAAAGGAGGAGAGAATATGGGAATGCTAGTGTGTGATTATGGTCCAGCGTAAGTTAAAAAGATGTAAAGTATTCAAACTTGGTTGCTCCCAGAGGAAGTACAGTATTCTAATATCGTGGCTATTGTAAACGTAATTGGAATcacatgtgtattattattaacatatgaAGAATAATCAGAAAATCAATTGCAATATTTTCTCATCATTACTGTCTTTTACAATTCATTCTGCCCTAAAATACCAAAGTACAGTAGAAAGCTAGGAAAACGATATACTAAAACCCATGTTCACACTTCTGGAATTGTTTGCGAGAATTCTTTCCTGTAAGAGTGTTTTCAGCTTCCTACCCATGGTAATAGGAATGTTAAACAAATGTCCAGCAGTGGTCCTCATCCACCACCAGACCCCTGGTACCATGGTTTATTCAGAAATTAACACTTCCATGTCATCCACTCAACAACTCCCCACAACTAATCAATCAACCCAAAAAGTTGATTCCATGGCCATCTAATAATATGTAGTTCATTGGTGGCTGATAATTCCAAAAGTTATTTGATTATATCTCGCCTTTCTTCCTGTATAAGTTAAAaatcaatataattaaaacaatggaaATGCTTGTGCTGTTTAACATGTAGCACATTCACCCTCACATGAAATTTGAACAGCAAAGTTTGTGGCAGTAGCAGATATATTCATAATCTGGCAAATCTGTTTATACACACTAGCTTGGGGTACTaggcattgcctgggttattcGAAAAAgtccttttttattttacaaaatgcataaagttgtgggtgaactactactcacatcatgccaggttaaccccctgaaactccatcagtggttAAAGTACGTTGTGTTGGGAAGTTTACTCTCTAGATACATCATCAGTGCGGTCCGTGtgttctctggctgcagggtgaactacagatCCCACCATGGGTCAGTTTCCCTCAGACTCCTCCAGTATAatcagttggtcatgggagttctgtgtgccaagtttggtccaggtctgttgTTGCTGGTGATCATGgtgtctccagatgtaggtgaactaccactttcagaaatgaaggtcagttctccccaaacccctccagtattcaaattcggCATATAGGGTATGtgtaagtttggtccaggtccattgttggtggtgttcagagtgctctttgattgcaagtgaactataaatcccggtATCTACAGTGTCAagatcaatcccccccccccaaaaaaaaacccctaccaGCATTCAAAAATATGCATATCGGGAATgcgtgctaaatttggtccatatccatcattgcttgggttcacagtgctctctgaatgtaggcgaactacaactcctataaatgaaGGTGAATTCccctcaaagacctccagtattttttgttggtcatgagggttctgtttACCAAGTTAGGtctaggtccatcattggtgggaatcagaatgctctttgattgcagatgaactatgaatcgcagtacctacaactcccaaatgtcaaggctaattctccccaaatcctaccagtatgttctgttggtcatgagggttctgtcttccaaatgtttaggtccATGGTCAG from the Anolis carolinensis isolate JA03-04 chromosome 5, rAnoCar3.1.pri, whole genome shotgun sequence genome contains:
- the LOC100565505 gene encoding glioma pathogenesis-related protein 1 isoform X1 codes for the protein MGMGMGRACAWFLLGLFASAITLGASQMFAPYPDINNKTFIKLYVDAHNKFRSEVKPSAANMLYMTFDIALARIAKTYAKKCIWDHNEHRNIHPDPKFRPFGENMWMGGASERPFNVAAAIEAFHSEIKYYDFSTHKCTHVCGHYTQVVWASSYKVGCAVAFCHKVFKGGENMGMLVCDYGPAGNYKGTRPYKAGKPCDECQAKDTCQNNLCRNRKRDQENTSYIHWYPPSYSCCGFKDFVNVYSICSCVFLKILLSWIKF
- the LOC100565505 gene encoding glioma pathogenesis-related protein 1 isoform X2; this encodes MGMGMGRACAWFLLGLFASAITLGASQMFAPYPDINNKTFIKLYVDAHNKFRSEVKPSAANMLYMVVWASSYKVGCAVAFCHKVFKGGENMGMLVCDYGPAGNYKGTRPYKAGKPCDECQAKDTCQNNLCRNRKRDQENTSYIHWYPPSYSCCGFKDFVNVYSICSCVFLKILLSWIKF